The following proteins are co-located in the Rhea pennata isolate bPtePen1 chromosome 2, bPtePen1.pri, whole genome shotgun sequence genome:
- the SLC35B3 gene encoding adenosine 3'-phospho 5'-phosphosulfate transporter 2 isoform X2 encodes MGAALSDKGQNEEEQQKEHNSSTKCSDLGIMDLKFNSSRKYISISVPSKSQAMSPHIKSVDDIIVLGMNLSKFNKPTQFFICVSGVFMFYLIYGYLQELIFSVEGFKPFGWYLTLVQFGFYSIFGLIELQLIQDKRRRIPGKTYMIIAFLTVGTMGLSNTSLGYLNYPTQVIFKCCKLIPVMIGGVFIQGKRYNIVDVSAALCMSLGLIWFTLADSTVAPNFNLTGVVLISLALCADAVIGNVQEKAMKLHNGSNSEMVLYSYSIGFAYILLGLTCTSGLSPAVTFCSKHPVQTYGYAFFFSLTGYFGISFVLALIKIFGALLAVTVTTGRKAMTIVLSFLFFAKPFTFQYVWSGLLVVLGIFLNVYSKNMDKIKLPSLHGLWKKSVEERKTRTLSQTV; translated from the exons ATGGGCGCGGCG ctttcagaCAAAGGACAAAACGAGgaagaacaacagaaagaaCATAACAGTAGCACCAAATGCAGCGACCTAGGAATCATGGATCTGAAATTTAATTCgtcaagaaaatatatttccatcAGTGTACCTTCCAAATCTCAGGCTATGTCACCTCATATCAAATCAGTAGATGACATTATAGTTCTTGGCATGAATCTCAGCAAATTTAACAAGCCTACTCaatttttcatctgtgtttctggagtttttatgttttatctAATCTACGGATATTTACAG gaACTGATATTTTCAGTAGAAGGCTTTAAACCCTTTGGTTGGTACCTTACTTTAGTGCAATTTGGATTTTATTCCATATTTGGATTAATAGAATTGCAGTTGATTCAGGACAAAAGGAGAAG AATTCCTGGAAAAACTTACATGATAATAGCCTTTTTAACAGTGGGAACTATGGGTTTGTCAAATACCTCTTTAGGATATCTGAATTACCCTACTCAAGTCATCTTCAAGTGCTGTAAACTGATTCCAGTCATGATAGGTGGGGTTTTTATACAAG GAAAACGTTATAACATTGTAgatgtttctgctgccttgtgtATGAGTCTTGGATTAATATGGTTTACTTTAGCTGACAGCACGGTTGCACCAAACTTCAACTTAACAg GTGTGGTCCTAATATCCCTTGCCCTCTGCGCAGATGCAGTTATAGGAAATGTACAGGAAAAAGCTATGAAGTTGCACAATGGTTCTAATTCAGAAATG GTTTTGTATTCCTATTCAATAggttttgcatatattttattgGGATTAACATGCACTAGTGGATTAAGCCCTGCAGTGACGTTTTGCTCAAAG CATCCAGTTCAGACTTACGGTTATgcattctttttctccctgacGGGATATTTTGGAATATCCTTTGTTCTAGCTTTGATTAAAATCTTTGGTGCCCTTCTGGCTGTAACAG taacaacaggaagaaaagcgATGACcattgtgctttcttttttgttctttgcaaaGCCATTCACTTTCCA GTACGTGTGGTCAGGCTTACTGGTTGTCCTTGGTATATTTCTTAATGTTTACAGTAAGAATATGGATAAAATCAAACTACCTTCACTGCATggtctttggaaaaaaagcgtggaagaaagaaaaacaaggacgTTGTCACAAACCGTATAG
- the SLC35B3 gene encoding adenosine 3'-phospho 5'-phosphosulfate transporter 2 isoform X1 yields the protein MWLMLKLSDKGQNEEEQQKEHNSSTKCSDLGIMDLKFNSSRKYISISVPSKSQAMSPHIKSVDDIIVLGMNLSKFNKPTQFFICVSGVFMFYLIYGYLQELIFSVEGFKPFGWYLTLVQFGFYSIFGLIELQLIQDKRRRIPGKTYMIIAFLTVGTMGLSNTSLGYLNYPTQVIFKCCKLIPVMIGGVFIQGKRYNIVDVSAALCMSLGLIWFTLADSTVAPNFNLTGVVLISLALCADAVIGNVQEKAMKLHNGSNSEMVLYSYSIGFAYILLGLTCTSGLSPAVTFCSKHPVQTYGYAFFFSLTGYFGISFVLALIKIFGALLAVTVTTGRKAMTIVLSFLFFAKPFTFQYVWSGLLVVLGIFLNVYSKNMDKIKLPSLHGLWKKSVEERKTRTLSQTV from the exons ATGTGGTTAATGTTAAAG ctttcagaCAAAGGACAAAACGAGgaagaacaacagaaagaaCATAACAGTAGCACCAAATGCAGCGACCTAGGAATCATGGATCTGAAATTTAATTCgtcaagaaaatatatttccatcAGTGTACCTTCCAAATCTCAGGCTATGTCACCTCATATCAAATCAGTAGATGACATTATAGTTCTTGGCATGAATCTCAGCAAATTTAACAAGCCTACTCaatttttcatctgtgtttctggagtttttatgttttatctAATCTACGGATATTTACAG gaACTGATATTTTCAGTAGAAGGCTTTAAACCCTTTGGTTGGTACCTTACTTTAGTGCAATTTGGATTTTATTCCATATTTGGATTAATAGAATTGCAGTTGATTCAGGACAAAAGGAGAAG AATTCCTGGAAAAACTTACATGATAATAGCCTTTTTAACAGTGGGAACTATGGGTTTGTCAAATACCTCTTTAGGATATCTGAATTACCCTACTCAAGTCATCTTCAAGTGCTGTAAACTGATTCCAGTCATGATAGGTGGGGTTTTTATACAAG GAAAACGTTATAACATTGTAgatgtttctgctgccttgtgtATGAGTCTTGGATTAATATGGTTTACTTTAGCTGACAGCACGGTTGCACCAAACTTCAACTTAACAg GTGTGGTCCTAATATCCCTTGCCCTCTGCGCAGATGCAGTTATAGGAAATGTACAGGAAAAAGCTATGAAGTTGCACAATGGTTCTAATTCAGAAATG GTTTTGTATTCCTATTCAATAggttttgcatatattttattgGGATTAACATGCACTAGTGGATTAAGCCCTGCAGTGACGTTTTGCTCAAAG CATCCAGTTCAGACTTACGGTTATgcattctttttctccctgacGGGATATTTTGGAATATCCTTTGTTCTAGCTTTGATTAAAATCTTTGGTGCCCTTCTGGCTGTAACAG taacaacaggaagaaaagcgATGACcattgtgctttcttttttgttctttgcaaaGCCATTCACTTTCCA GTACGTGTGGTCAGGCTTACTGGTTGTCCTTGGTATATTTCTTAATGTTTACAGTAAGAATATGGATAAAATCAAACTACCTTCACTGCATggtctttggaaaaaaagcgtggaagaaagaaaaacaaggacgTTGTCACAAACCGTATAG
- the SLC35B3 gene encoding adenosine 3'-phospho 5'-phosphosulfate transporter 2 isoform X3 produces MDLKFNSSRKYISISVPSKSQAMSPHIKSVDDIIVLGMNLSKFNKPTQFFICVSGVFMFYLIYGYLQELIFSVEGFKPFGWYLTLVQFGFYSIFGLIELQLIQDKRRRIPGKTYMIIAFLTVGTMGLSNTSLGYLNYPTQVIFKCCKLIPVMIGGVFIQGKRYNIVDVSAALCMSLGLIWFTLADSTVAPNFNLTGVVLISLALCADAVIGNVQEKAMKLHNGSNSEMVLYSYSIGFAYILLGLTCTSGLSPAVTFCSKHPVQTYGYAFFFSLTGYFGISFVLALIKIFGALLAVTVTTGRKAMTIVLSFLFFAKPFTFQYVWSGLLVVLGIFLNVYSKNMDKIKLPSLHGLWKKSVEERKTRTLSQTV; encoded by the exons ATGGATCTGAAATTTAATTCgtcaagaaaatatatttccatcAGTGTACCTTCCAAATCTCAGGCTATGTCACCTCATATCAAATCAGTAGATGACATTATAGTTCTTGGCATGAATCTCAGCAAATTTAACAAGCCTACTCaatttttcatctgtgtttctggagtttttatgttttatctAATCTACGGATATTTACAG gaACTGATATTTTCAGTAGAAGGCTTTAAACCCTTTGGTTGGTACCTTACTTTAGTGCAATTTGGATTTTATTCCATATTTGGATTAATAGAATTGCAGTTGATTCAGGACAAAAGGAGAAG AATTCCTGGAAAAACTTACATGATAATAGCCTTTTTAACAGTGGGAACTATGGGTTTGTCAAATACCTCTTTAGGATATCTGAATTACCCTACTCAAGTCATCTTCAAGTGCTGTAAACTGATTCCAGTCATGATAGGTGGGGTTTTTATACAAG GAAAACGTTATAACATTGTAgatgtttctgctgccttgtgtATGAGTCTTGGATTAATATGGTTTACTTTAGCTGACAGCACGGTTGCACCAAACTTCAACTTAACAg GTGTGGTCCTAATATCCCTTGCCCTCTGCGCAGATGCAGTTATAGGAAATGTACAGGAAAAAGCTATGAAGTTGCACAATGGTTCTAATTCAGAAATG GTTTTGTATTCCTATTCAATAggttttgcatatattttattgGGATTAACATGCACTAGTGGATTAAGCCCTGCAGTGACGTTTTGCTCAAAG CATCCAGTTCAGACTTACGGTTATgcattctttttctccctgacGGGATATTTTGGAATATCCTTTGTTCTAGCTTTGATTAAAATCTTTGGTGCCCTTCTGGCTGTAACAG taacaacaggaagaaaagcgATGACcattgtgctttcttttttgttctttgcaaaGCCATTCACTTTCCA GTACGTGTGGTCAGGCTTACTGGTTGTCCTTGGTATATTTCTTAATGTTTACAGTAAGAATATGGATAAAATCAAACTACCTTCACTGCATggtctttggaaaaaaagcgtggaagaaagaaaaacaaggacgTTGTCACAAACCGTATAG